The candidate division WOR-3 bacterium genome includes a window with the following:
- a CDS encoding DUF262 domain-containing protein gives MAKNFEIKSYSINDYRQWHERGELILSPKFQRRRVWSAKAKSYLIDTILRELPIPPVFIRETIDLKTRKSIREVIDGQQRLATILDYLKDGFSVSKIHNQDYGGLYFSQLPDEVQKEFLLYNISTNKVLISEDKDVLGIFARLNTYTVPLNKTELLNAKYFGLFKQTVHSMAHEFYTFWIKSKILKEPKIARMADVELTSELIIASIDGIQDRRVIETYYKRYDDRFDNKDKITDNFKKCMDTIGEIYGDILPDSYFNKSPLFYSLYCMIYDLLFGLPNSENTLRIEPSQYPKIKIALESLEAILEESSNKSAQDSEPDIKQFIDDYTRHTTVEAVRNRRHQFLLAFIIKYL, from the coding sequence ATGGCTAAAAACTTTGAAATAAAGTCCTATTCTATCAATGATTATAGACAATGGCATGAAAGGGGGGAATTAATTTTGTCGCCAAAATTCCAGAGAAGACGCGTTTGGTCGGCGAAAGCAAAATCATATTTAATTGATACAATCTTAAGGGAATTACCTATCCCCCCTGTTTTTATCAGAGAAACAATAGACTTAAAAACGCGCAAAAGCATTAGAGAGGTAATTGATGGCCAGCAGCGGCTCGCAACTATATTGGATTATTTAAAAGATGGTTTCAGTGTTTCAAAAATCCACAATCAAGATTACGGGGGATTATATTTCAGTCAGTTGCCCGACGAGGTACAAAAGGAATTTCTTCTGTATAATATTTCCACTAATAAAGTACTAATTTCAGAGGATAAAGATGTTCTCGGAATCTTTGCTCGGTTAAATACTTATACTGTGCCTCTAAATAAAACTGAGCTCTTGAATGCTAAGTATTTCGGGCTATTTAAACAGACGGTGCACAGTATGGCGCACGAGTTTTATACCTTTTGGATAAAATCAAAAATCCTCAAGGAACCGAAAATTGCAAGAATGGCTGATGTTGAACTTACTTCCGAATTAATTATAGCCAGTATCGATGGGATACAGGATAGAAGAGTTATTGAAACCTACTATAAAAGATATGACGACCGATTCGATAATAAAGATAAAATAACAGATAATTTCAAAAAATGTATGGATACTATCGGAGAAATATACGGTGACATTCTTCCGGACTCCTATTTCAATAAAAGCCCCTTGTTTTATTCTCTTTACTGCATGATTTACGACCTGTTGTTTGGCTTACCCAACTCAGAAAATACGCTGAGAATTGAACCGTCTCAATACCCTAAAATTAAAATTGCTTTAGAATCGCTTGAGGCAATTTTGGAGGAAAGTTCAAATAAGTCTGCACAGGATTCAGAACCTGATATTAAACAATTTATTGATGATTATACCCGTCATACAACAGTTGAGGCGGTGAGAAATCGCCGACATCAGTTTTTATTAGCATTTATCATAAAGTATTTATAA
- a CDS encoding type II restriction endonuclease produces the protein MTTFNIGSTTARGGFANEKNICKKFNNWKTDKEAQIWLAIMGYKIDLIDSVEAILIPTRMKRIDAENLGLRETFEDLMKFKKADAQLRIIIKVGAIVKIENLSLKKANSDADYNQVDKRSVDSYREIWGFDDDTTLALKLFTGEINPLSYPHIVGNKILRDKRRMFLDELPESLVNNIINFFRENRILVVSDIIKGRGGLSANWMLVTRYNKVKNTTTWALKDINTAMNFFGAGDVRISPRGSLYIGRITMQRKGGTPDPNKLQFKIKPCELFNMEALNG, from the coding sequence ATGACAACTTTTAATATCGGCTCAACTACAGCCCGAGGCGGATTTGCGAATGAGAAAAACATATGCAAGAAATTCAATAACTGGAAGACAGATAAGGAAGCCCAAATATGGCTCGCAATTATGGGATATAAAATTGATTTAATAGATTCGGTTGAGGCAATTCTAATACCCACGCGGATGAAAAGAATAGACGCGGAAAATCTTGGTTTAAGGGAAACCTTTGAAGATCTGATGAAATTCAAAAAAGCTGATGCGCAGCTAAGAATAATTATAAAGGTAGGCGCGATTGTAAAAATCGAAAACCTATCGTTAAAAAAAGCCAATTCCGACGCTGACTATAACCAAGTGGACAAAAGGTCAGTAGACTCGTACAGAGAAATCTGGGGATTTGACGATGATACAACATTAGCCCTGAAATTATTTACTGGTGAAATTAATCCTCTTTCGTATCCTCATATTGTCGGAAATAAAATTCTGAGAGACAAGAGAAGAATGTTCCTTGATGAATTACCGGAAAGTTTGGTAAATAATATAATAAATTTCTTCCGTGAAAATAGAATCCTTGTTGTATCCGATATTATAAAGGGAAGAGGCGGTTTATCTGCTAACTGGATGTTAGTTACACGCTACAACAAAGTCAAAAATACAACTACATGGGCATTAAAGGACATAAATACTGCGATGAACTTCTTTGGCGCAGGGGATGTAAGAATATCACCAAGGGGAAGTTTATATATTGGAAGAATTACTATGCAAAGAAAAGGTGGAACACCCGACCCAAATAAGTTACAATTTAAAATAAAACCATGTGAATTATTTAATATGGAGGCATTAAATGGCTAA
- a CDS encoding tryptophanase, with amino-acid sequence MADKLSFFVQLFKELAKRPAQPGRYFTPRAYRNAAVRFRAHTMHNCNEAKARFGTSACPLHSVQARAELVAQIGLNPFLYPAHLLPGCDLLSDSGTTTMTMEQWAELLLGDEAYGSNEGYYQLNEQLGKTFGEVWRQDLNRPIQTLFIFHQGRAAEHALFSNLARYLAAEKMAPLATVLESLPDPSGLFARIKVALARVERRHDVAPCYLIPSNGHFDTTEANIEDSNFVALNLNCDEHRKNDEGFPFRGNINLEELKLLLATMPERIPLVYLTITNNTGGGQPVSMENIRAVRALTAEHNIPFFFDACRFAENAYFIHKREPGYEQKTISEIVREMFQYVDGFHISLKKDGLVNIGGALLIRLDGLFARRYPELLEKLTDYQILVEGHPTYGGLAGRDLKAVAEGLRTVVNPDYLESRIGQVQRFAERLSADGVPVLKPAGGHAVYIEIDRFFPDARDEDYPGIAFVALLLVAGHRLCELGVYAFGLENSPAPRNNFVRAAVPRLTYEDQDLFAAAEAIKLLYQHRDSIPPVEVVFGKDLTLRHFKSRFRFK; translated from the coding sequence ATGGCAGATAAACTCTCTTTCTTTGTCCAGTTGTTTAAAGAACTCGCAAAAAGACCAGCCCAACCGGGCAGGTATTTTACACCCCGTGCCTATCGCAACGCTGCGGTCCGTTTCCGTGCCCACACTATGCATAACTGTAACGAAGCAAAAGCCCGGTTTGGCACCTCTGCCTGTCCGCTCCATTCAGTCCAAGCCCGTGCCGAACTGGTGGCGCAGATTGGGCTAAACCCGTTTCTCTATCCGGCGCACCTTTTACCGGGCTGCGACCTGCTTTCGGATTCGGGCACAACTACGATGACAATGGAGCAGTGGGCAGAACTGCTATTGGGCGATGAGGCTTATGGCTCAAATGAAGGTTATTACCAGTTGAATGAGCAACTGGGCAAAACCTTTGGTGAGGTCTGGCGCCAGGATTTAAATCGGCCCATTCAGACGCTTTTTATATTTCACCAGGGCAGAGCTGCGGAGCACGCCCTTTTTTCCAACCTTGCCCGCTATCTCGCCGCGGAGAAGATGGCGCCGCTTGCTACTGTGCTGGAAAGTCTGCCCGACCCGAGCGGACTTTTTGCCCGTATCAAAGTTGCCCTTGCCCGTGTTGAACGCCGGCACGATGTTGCGCCTTGTTACCTCATCCCCAGTAATGGTCATTTTGACACGACCGAGGCGAACATTGAGGACAGTAACTTTGTTGCTTTGAACCTAAACTGTGATGAGCACCGCAAAAACGACGAGGGCTTTCCGTTCCGGGGTAACATCAATCTTGAAGAGTTAAAACTGCTCCTTGCGACAATGCCCGAGCGCATACCACTGGTCTATCTGACAATCACCAACAATACCGGCGGTGGTCAACCGGTATCAATGGAAAACATTCGCGCGGTCCGTGCCCTGACCGCGGAACACAATATCCCGTTTTTCTTTGACGCCTGCCGATTTGCCGAAAACGCCTATTTTATTCACAAGCGCGAACCAGGCTATGAGCAGAAAACCATTTCGGAAATAGTCCGCGAGATGTTTCAATATGTTGATGGGTTCCACATCAGTTTGAAAAAGGATGGGCTGGTGAACATCGGCGGCGCACTGCTGATTCGCCTTGACGGGCTTTTTGCCCGGCGCTATCCCGAACTCCTCGAAAAACTTACCGATTATCAGATTCTTGTTGAAGGGCATCCAACCTATGGTGGTCTGGCAGGCAGAGACCTGAAAGCGGTTGCCGAAGGTTTGCGCACCGTTGTCAACCCGGACTATCTTGAAAGCAGAATTGGACAGGTGCAGCGCTTTGCCGAACGGTTGAGCGCTGATGGCGTGCCGGTGCTTAAGCCCGCGGGTGGCCACGCGGTTTATATCGAGATTGACCGGTTTTTCCCTGATGCCCGGGACGAAGATTATCCTGGCATCGCCTTTGTTGCCCTGCTATTGGTCGCGGGCCACCGGTTGTGTGAACTGGGCGTTTACGCCTTTGGCCTGGAAAACAGCCCGGCACCGCGCAACAACTTTGTCCGTGCTGCTGTACCCCGACTTACTTATGAGGACCAGGACCTGTTTGCCGCTGCTGAGGCGATAAAACTGCTCTATCAGCACCGAGATTCAATCCCGCCCGTTGAAGTGGTGTTTGGAAAAGATTTAACCCTGCGCCATTTTAAGAGCCGGTTCCGGTTCAAATAA
- a CDS encoding CCA tRNA nucleotidyltransferase: MDIDINRALQNLGRIYPRLLTVKGERQLFLVGGAIRDLLLGQEPADFDFAVSGSGVEFAREFARAVRGKLVVLSEKDDEARVVYRKKITLDFNGIGNLNIADDLKRRDFTLNAIACELPEANALIDPFGGKEDLKQKLIRPVSAQSLALDPLRLLRALRLALELNFTVHPSVYEQAQDITLQNTAAERIGMEFLRILQANNSVPYLIKLAELHRLEEIMPELLPLLQDEELCAHTFRTVEKIEELISQPGFFSRFTPEWHSYFSLPFHAALLKLAGLLHDIAKPHTRFVNEAGETHFYGHDSLGAKLTVKICHERLRLARHQTKIVRTLVKEHMRLHLLATAPELSERAIRRFFRDLGDEAFGLMLLCYADGWATAGRTGHLEATISRMITQKRAEDAKAKIKRLVTGDDLIAMGLKPGPAFKVILQELEDLQVEGKFKTKEEGLEYLKAYLKRQAEN, from the coding sequence GTGGACATTGATATCAACCGGGCGCTGCAAAATTTAGGCAGGATTTATCCCCGGCTTCTGACCGTGAAGGGTGAGCGCCAATTGTTTCTTGTAGGCGGTGCAATCCGGGATTTGCTTCTTGGTCAGGAGCCCGCAGACTTTGATTTTGCCGTTTCCGGCTCTGGTGTTGAGTTCGCCCGCGAGTTTGCCCGGGCAGTTCGGGGAAAACTGGTCGTTTTATCAGAAAAGGACGATGAAGCCCGGGTTGTTTACCGAAAGAAAATCACACTTGACTTCAATGGCATCGGCAACCTGAACATCGCGGACGACTTGAAACGCCGCGACTTTACTCTGAACGCCATCGCCTGTGAACTACCCGAAGCAAATGCTCTTATCGACCCTTTTGGTGGCAAGGAGGACCTGAAACAGAAGTTGATTCGGCCCGTGTCTGCCCAATCGCTCGCGCTTGACCCGCTGCGGTTGTTGCGCGCCCTGCGCCTTGCACTGGAACTCAACTTCACAGTTCACCCATCAGTTTACGAGCAGGCACAGGACATCACTTTGCAGAACACCGCAGCCGAAAGAATCGGGATGGAGTTTCTCCGCATCCTTCAAGCCAACAACTCGGTCCCGTATTTGATAAAACTTGCCGAACTGCACCGACTTGAAGAGATTATGCCCGAACTCCTGCCCCTGCTGCAGGATGAGGAGCTGTGCGCCCACACTTTTCGGACCGTAGAAAAGATTGAAGAGTTGATTTCCCAGCCCGGGTTCTTTTCACGCTTTACGCCCGAGTGGCACTCCTATTTCTCCCTGCCTTTTCATGCCGCGCTGCTGAAACTTGCCGGACTGCTCCACGACATCGCCAAACCCCACACCCGGTTTGTCAATGAGGCGGGTGAAACGCATTTCTATGGCCACGACAGTCTGGGTGCAAAACTGACCGTGAAAATCTGTCACGAACGGCTGCGCCTTGCCCGGCACCAGACTAAAATCGTCCGAACTCTGGTCAAGGAGCATATGCGCCTGCACCTCCTTGCCACCGCGCCCGAACTGTCGGAGCGGGCGATTCGAAGGTTCTTCCGGGACCTGGGCGATGAGGCGTTCGGTTTGATGCTTCTCTGTTATGCCGATGGCTGGGCAACCGCAGGCAGGACAGGCCATCTTGAAGCCACCATCAGCCGGATGATAACTCAGAAGCGCGCCGAAGATGCCAAAGCCAAAATCAAGCGGCTGGTTACCGGTGATGACCTGATTGCTATGGGATTGAAGCCCGGTCCCGCGTTTAAAGTCATCTTACAAGAACTTGAGGACCTGCAAGTTGAGGGCAAGTTCAAAACCAAAGAAGAAGGCTTGGAATACCTTAAAGCATATCTGAAGCGACAGGCAGAAAATTAA